Proteins encoded by one window of Phytohabitans houttuyneae:
- a CDS encoding tyrosine-type recombinase/integrase: MSAKPGERPGRAARGDRRRRAVRAGRWAAELREAYQAWLDERAGLPGADTTPALFFNHRGGRLSVRGASDVFAAILDRAALDDDAPAHVLRHTFATVMIRGGADLVVVADLLGHARLDQTRRYTLPTAADRRRAVELLPTDR; this comes from the coding sequence GTGTCCGCCAAGCCGGGAGAGCGTCCTGGCCGCGCTGCGCGCGGCGATCGGCGTCGACGAGCCGTACGGGCCGGCCGGTGGGCTGCCGAGCTGCGCGAGGCATACCAGGCGTGGCTGGACGAACGCGCCGGCCTACCCGGCGCCGACACCACGCCGGCGCTGTTTTTCAACCACCGCGGCGGCCGACTATCCGTACGGGGCGCCAGCGACGTCTTCGCCGCGATCCTCGACCGCGCCGCCCTGGACGACGATGCCCCCGCGCACGTACTACGGCACACCTTTGCCACCGTCATGATCCGCGGCGGCGCCGACCTGGTCGTCGTCGCCGACCTGCTCGGCCACGCCCGCCTCGACCAAACTCGCCGGTACACCCTGCCCACAGCCGCCGACCGGCGCCGCGCCGTCGAACTGCTCCCAACCGACCGGTAG
- a CDS encoding RNA polymerase sigma factor, whose product MSVGTKESSDGREVTTVGTSRDVPTEGGFDDFYRREYGAICAYLRSAGAEWEEARDVAQDAMMLLTRQWSSVEQPWAWLRTVAMRIFLKKRDAEARDLRRWLRDLPSLIRDLDDETSDLGFVGHAGAPADQTLLHRVVLDAIGRMPQHRRTVSVLYFMEDWTTTQIADYMGVSQSTVRSHVQAARDQLQRLVEREVYPY is encoded by the coding sequence GTGTCCGTCGGTACCAAGGAGTCCAGCGACGGCCGCGAGGTCACCACGGTGGGCACGTCGCGAGACGTGCCCACCGAGGGCGGCTTCGACGACTTCTACCGCCGGGAGTACGGCGCGATCTGCGCCTACTTGCGCTCTGCCGGGGCCGAGTGGGAAGAAGCGCGAGACGTAGCGCAGGACGCGATGATGTTGCTGACCCGCCAATGGTCAAGTGTCGAGCAGCCCTGGGCCTGGCTGCGGACGGTCGCGATGCGGATCTTCCTAAAGAAGCGGGACGCCGAAGCGCGGGACCTACGGAGGTGGCTGCGCGACCTTCCCTCGTTGATCCGAGACCTCGACGACGAGACCTCCGATCTCGGGTTTGTGGGGCACGCTGGTGCTCCCGCCGACCAGACACTCCTGCACCGCGTCGTGCTCGACGCCATCGGGCGCATGCCACAGCATCGGCGCACGGTTAGCGTCCTGTACTTCATGGAGGACTGGACAACCACCCAGATCGCAGACTATATGGGTGTTAGCCAGTCAACGGTTCGCTCGCATGTTCAAGCGGCCCGCGACCAACTTCAAAGACTCGTCGAGCGCGAGGTTTACCCCTACTAG
- a CDS encoding tyrosine-type recombinase/integrase, producing the protein MTAQVVPLRPAAPVTAAAGEALTAIERYLDRCKLAANTLKAYRRQCTAYVTWLGRHADAHPDAFADVVGAEAAVTAWRRHLLRAKASPAKVNQALAAVTLMYDHAARLRIDVKRAQVPRPGEPDALTRQQQGAVDRAAARRGERDAAIVDVLLYAGARAEACARLDLEDVAITARTGKIRLHGKGDEVRWVPLPAIARERISAWIRIRGNQPGPLWTGQRGPLTISGITQVVLAVGDAAGIPGLRPHRLRHTYATRLRQGGADPAHVQALLGHASIESSARYFRAGPAEQAEVVERIFE; encoded by the coding sequence GTGACCGCGCAGGTTGTTCCCCTTCGCCCTGCCGCGCCGGTCACCGCGGCCGCCGGCGAGGCGTTGACCGCGATCGAGCGCTACCTCGACCGGTGCAAGCTGGCCGCCAACACGCTCAAGGCGTACCGGCGGCAGTGCACCGCCTACGTCACCTGGCTCGGCCGGCACGCCGACGCCCACCCCGACGCGTTCGCCGACGTCGTCGGCGCCGAGGCCGCCGTCACTGCCTGGCGCCGCCACCTGTTGCGCGCCAAGGCCAGCCCGGCGAAGGTGAACCAAGCGCTCGCCGCGGTCACCCTCATGTACGACCACGCCGCCAGGCTGCGCATCGACGTCAAGCGCGCCCAGGTACCGAGGCCCGGCGAGCCGGACGCCCTCACGCGTCAGCAGCAGGGCGCGGTCGACCGGGCCGCCGCCCGCCGCGGCGAACGCGACGCCGCGATCGTCGACGTGCTGCTGTACGCCGGTGCACGCGCGGAGGCATGCGCCCGCCTCGACCTCGAAGACGTCGCCATCACCGCCCGCACCGGCAAGATCCGGCTGCACGGCAAGGGCGACGAAGTCCGCTGGGTGCCGCTGCCCGCGATCGCCCGAGAACGGATCAGCGCCTGGATCCGCATCCGCGGCAACCAGCCGGGACCACTGTGGACCGGGCAACGTGGCCCACTGACCATCTCAGGCATCACCCAGGTCGTGCTCGCCGTCGGCGACGCTGCCGGCATCCCCGGCCTACGACCCCACCGGCTCCGGCACACCTACGCCACCCGGCTACGCCAAGGCGGCGCCGACCCCGCCCACGTCCAGGCCCTGCTCGGCCACGCCTCCATCGAGTCCAGCGCCCGATACTTCCGCGCCGGCCCAGCCGAACAGGCCGAGGTCGTCGAGCGGATCTTCGAATAA
- a CDS encoding RNA polymerase sigma factor, translating to MPTGRTTADLDQFWADWEPLIRRVARSRLSNARVPASLATVDDAAQHVYTKLCEKWPTVEDPGRFALGAVLLPYIFEQVAELKNRSGALALSDDDTPELAEPGPTMEDLILEREIDELLRAALPDALRTLSDLQRQAIELTLSGEHSRAEVGEAMGVAPGTVSSHRARGLSKLAEILGPIVMAISTVLDAIAHSGIVLMVMSVLTFLLIVL from the coding sequence GTGCCCACCGGCCGCACCACCGCCGACCTCGACCAGTTCTGGGCCGACTGGGAACCGCTGATCCGGCGCGTCGCCCGCAGCAGGCTGAGCAACGCACGTGTACCGGCAAGCCTGGCCACGGTCGACGACGCCGCGCAACACGTCTACACCAAACTGTGCGAGAAATGGCCGACGGTCGAGGACCCAGGCAGGTTCGCGCTCGGCGCCGTGCTCCTGCCGTACATCTTCGAGCAGGTGGCCGAGCTGAAGAACCGCAGCGGCGCGCTGGCGCTCAGCGACGACGACACGCCCGAGCTGGCCGAGCCCGGCCCCACCATGGAAGACCTCATCCTGGAGCGGGAGATCGACGAGCTGCTGCGCGCGGCCCTGCCCGACGCCCTGCGGACGCTGTCCGATCTGCAGCGCCAGGCCATCGAGCTGACCCTCAGCGGCGAGCACTCGCGCGCCGAGGTCGGAGAGGCGATGGGCGTCGCGCCCGGCACCGTGTCCTCCCACCGCGCCCGCGGCTTGAGCAAGCTCGCCGAGATCCTCGGCCCGATCGTCATGGCGATCAGCACCGTCTTGGATGCCATCGCCCATAGCGGCATCGTCTTGATGGTGATGAGCGTGCTCACGTTCCTGCTCATCGTGCTGTAA
- a CDS encoding IS5 family transposase (programmed frameshift), translated as MIRTWAPDDFWQVAQPLIPVQARRRQGGGKRRADDRAVLAAIVYLVQAGCSWWKLPAQLFGVSRSTAHRRFTQWTVAGLWEQLHQQFLHGLGVISEIDWSRAVVDSISVRAEKKGDLTGPNPVDRGKPGSKIHILCDRRGVPLTCLISAANTHDSQLLIPLLDSVAPIRGRRGRPRWRPDKLHADKAYDQPVLRAEVRRRGIVVRIARKGVESSERLGRHRWIVEACLNWLLRNRRLVRRYDRKAEHFQAFADLACTLLTYRRLLKATK; from the exons ATGATTCGGACGTGGGCGCCGGATGACTTCTGGCAGGTCGCGCAGCCGTTGATCCCGGTACAGGCGCGTCGTCGGCAGGGTGGCGGGAAGCGTCGTGCGGACGATCGGGCCGTGCTCGCGGCGATCGTGTACCTGGTTCAGGCCGGTTGCTCGTGGTGGAAGCTGCCCGCCCAGTTGTTCGGCGTCAGCCGGTCCACGGCACACCGCCGGTTTACGCAGTGGACCGTCGCTGGGCTGTGGGAGCAACTGCACCAGCAGTTCCTGCACGGACTCGGTGTCATCAGCGAGATCGACTGGTCTCGGGCGGTGGTCGACTCGATCTCGGTACGGGCCGAGAAAA AGGGGGACCTCACCGGGCCAAATCCGGTTGACCGCGGCAAACCAGGCAGCAAGATACACATACTGTGTGACCGCCGTGGTGTACCCCTGACCTGCCTGATCTCCGCCGCGAACACCCACGACTCCCAGTTGCTGATCCCGCTGCTGGACTCTGTCGCCCCGATCCGCGGACGCCGGGGGCGGCCTCGATGGCGGCCGGACAAGCTGCACGCGGACAAGGCCTACGACCAGCCGGTCCTGCGCGCCGAGGTCCGCCGCCGTGGCATAGTCGTGCGGATCGCCCGCAAAGGCGTCGAGTCCTCCGAACGCCTCGGCCGGCACCGCTGGATCGTCGAAGCATGCCTGAACTGGTTGCTACGCAACCGCCGCCTCGTACGCCGCTACGACCGCAAAGCCGAACATTTCCAAGCCTTCGCCGACCTTGCCTGCACCCTGCTCACCTATCGCCGCCTGCTCAAGGCGACCAAGTGA
- a CDS encoding IS110 family transposase, with amino-acid sequence MPSKPEQYPYVVVGVDTHKDVHVAAVLSPLGALLGTMSFPTTRDGYLGLVEWATGFGVVRRAGVEGTGSYGAALARVLRQAGIDVIEINRPDRAARRRRGKTDAVDAEAAARSVLAGQASVIPKTGEGPVEAIRVLKLAKDSAVKARVQAINQIHAVLVNAEAAMREQLSSLSNRRLVEACARLDPAVHDGATAVVVYALTRLAQRIQFLMQEIREVQRRLTAAVKATAPRLLEVSGIGPDCAATLLVAAGDNPHRLASEASFAALCGVSPVEASSGKVQRHRLNRGGHRQANAALFRAVLTRLRWDTRTREYLQRRTTEGLSKREIIRCLKRYLARTVYKVICTAIPNPTTAATT; translated from the coding sequence ATGCCGTCGAAACCTGAGCAATACCCGTACGTTGTCGTAGGCGTCGACACGCACAAGGACGTGCACGTCGCCGCAGTGTTAAGCCCGCTGGGCGCGCTGCTGGGCACTATGTCCTTCCCGACCACTAGGGACGGCTACCTGGGGTTGGTCGAGTGGGCTACGGGTTTCGGGGTGGTGCGTCGGGCCGGCGTCGAGGGCACCGGCTCGTACGGAGCCGCGCTTGCCCGCGTGCTGCGCCAAGCCGGGATCGACGTTATCGAGATCAACCGGCCGGACCGGGCGGCGCGTCGCCGGCGTGGCAAGACCGACGCGGTCGACGCCGAGGCAGCAGCCCGATCAGTGCTGGCTGGTCAGGCGAGTGTCATACCGAAGACCGGCGAGGGACCTGTCGAGGCGATCCGCGTGTTGAAGCTCGCCAAGGACTCGGCGGTCAAGGCTCGGGTGCAGGCCATCAACCAGATCCACGCGGTACTGGTCAATGCCGAGGCGGCTATGCGGGAGCAGCTGTCCTCGCTGAGTAACCGACGGTTGGTCGAGGCCTGCGCCCGGCTGGATCCGGCAGTCCACGACGGCGCGACCGCCGTTGTGGTCTACGCCCTGACGCGGCTCGCGCAGCGCATCCAGTTCCTCATGCAAGAGATCCGCGAGGTGCAACGACGGCTCACCGCCGCTGTCAAGGCCACCGCGCCCCGGCTCCTGGAGGTAAGTGGCATCGGTCCCGATTGCGCCGCCACGCTGCTCGTGGCGGCCGGTGACAACCCGCACCGGTTGGCCAGCGAGGCCTCCTTCGCAGCGCTGTGCGGAGTGAGCCCGGTTGAGGCATCGTCAGGCAAGGTCCAACGCCACCGTCTCAACCGCGGCGGCCACCGCCAGGCGAACGCCGCTCTCTTCCGCGCCGTGCTGACCCGCCTGCGGTGGGACACGCGAACACGCGAATATTTGCAACGACGTACGACCGAAGGGCTCTCCAAACGAGAGATCATTCGCTGCTTGAAGCGATACCTCGCCCGCACCGTCTACAAGGTCATCTGCACCGCGATCCCCAACCCGACAACGGCCGCGACCACTTGA
- a CDS encoding pentapeptide repeat-containing protein, with protein MVIALAFVGVLGSAAILIVIGLRALGISGVAATDKASAATIFDLLKVVFATIAGSGGIVALVVAYRRQRVAEASNRLAEFSSTLENRKEDRERTRLLNERFATASAQLGDENAAVRLAGVYAMAGLADDWPAQRQTCIDVLCAYLRMPYPTKPPEDAKEALSWAHDREVRHTVIRVIAAHLRSTTSTWQGHDFDFTGVAFDGGDFTGAIFSGGRVRIGYSTFSAGRVDFRGAIFSGAVVHFGFAKFTGGLVDFRGAKFTDGRVDFGLAEIINGKLLFGREELDGAEISGGHLFFGDALLQGGEVDFTHAEFNSGVVDFGNARFKGTSVRCDNALFAGAAVDFSKIQLESTPPELGDPQVFREGLRRPIALQSPHAD; from the coding sequence GTGGTCATCGCCTTGGCGTTCGTCGGCGTCTTGGGCAGCGCCGCAATTCTCATAGTTATAGGCCTACGCGCGTTGGGAATATCGGGGGTAGCGGCGACCGATAAGGCAAGCGCTGCAACGATATTCGATCTACTCAAGGTGGTATTCGCAACAATCGCAGGGTCGGGCGGAATAGTTGCCCTTGTTGTGGCGTATCGCCGCCAACGGGTAGCTGAAGCAAGCAATCGTCTAGCCGAATTTTCATCAACTCTCGAAAACCGAAAAGAGGATCGCGAGCGCACCCGCTTGCTAAATGAAAGATTCGCCACCGCATCTGCGCAGCTCGGTGACGAAAATGCCGCAGTACGCCTCGCGGGGGTCTACGCAATGGCGGGCTTAGCGGATGATTGGCCAGCGCAACGTCAAACCTGTATTGACGTGCTGTGCGCCTACCTCAGGATGCCATACCCGACCAAGCCACCAGAGGACGCGAAAGAGGCGTTGTCATGGGCCCATGATCGGGAAGTGCGACACACCGTCATCCGAGTGATCGCCGCGCATCTCCGGTCGACGACGTCTACGTGGCAGGGCCATGACTTCGACTTTACCGGAGTGGCATTTGATGGTGGCGATTTTACTGGCGCCATCTTCTCCGGAGGACGAGTGCGTATCGGCTACTCGACATTTTCCGCAGGTAGGGTGGACTTCCGTGGGGCTATATTTTCGGGTGCCGTAGTCCATTTTGGCTTCGCCAAGTTCACCGGGGGACTCGTTGACTTTCGCGGCGCCAAGTTCACGGACGGTCGCGTCGATTTTGGGCTCGCGGAGATCATCAATGGAAAGCTGCTGTTCGGTAGAGAAGAGCTGGACGGAGCCGAAATTTCAGGTGGCCACCTCTTTTTCGGAGACGCACTCCTTCAAGGAGGCGAGGTGGACTTCACCCATGCCGAGTTCAACTCCGGCGTCGTGGATTTCGGCAACGCACGCTTCAAGGGCACAAGCGTCCGATGTGATAATGCCTTATTCGCCGGAGCCGCCGTTGACTTCTCCAAGATACAGCTGGAATCCACTCCTCCAGAGCTCGGCGACCCGCAGGTGTTCCGAGAAGGACTAAGACGACCCATTGCTTTACAGAGTCCACACGCTGACTGA